DNA from Papaver somniferum cultivar HN1 unplaced genomic scaffold, ASM357369v1 unplaced-scaffold_345, whole genome shotgun sequence:
gaaatgatgaattgttgaactcTCACAATCGAGCGGTTCTACAAACATGGAGAGCAAACATTGACTGCTCTGCTGTAACAACCATGGAATCCGTTATCCGTTATATCGCCAAGTACGCTGCAAAGTGCGAACCAGCATCAAGGGATTTCATTGACACTCTGAGAGGAATTATTGATGATCCTCTGAGACCTTGTCGTGACTCAAGATCTGCGATAAAAAGACTTCTCATTAAGAATGTATCGGAAAGAGATGTATCCGCACAAGAGGTGTGCCACTTATTGATGGGTTGGAACCTGACAGACTCGTCAAGAAAgttttttttgctaaattttgagTGAAAGTAGGTTGTTATCATGTCAACTGCGGAAGAATCGAAGTAATGATGATGGAGAGCAGGGGATAACTGACCCGAATTTCTTTTCCAGATATTTGACTAGACCGGATAACTATGAGCAGATGACGTTGATTGAAATGGCAAAGACACGCTATTATGCTCATCGAAAGTTGTGCAAACACCGTGTAGAGGCTGTTGTTAGGATTTTACCTGTGTTTAGTACGAAAAATATCATGCCAGATACTGACCACTGGGAATCATATTGCAAACAACAAGTATTGTTGAATAGCCGTTACAGGAGTATTGAAGAAGCCAAAAGAAACTTTGATACGTGGTCAGATTGTTATTCCGAACTCATCCGTCCCACTGAAAATCCGTCAGTAGATCTTGGCATGGTTGAGGATGAATTAGAGGAGGAAATGCATCCAGAAGATGAGCCTAGAGATGAATGGATGGTTGCAGCAGCGATGGCACCCAATTCTAGGGTATTAGAGGATACTGATTTAGGTATGCGGGACATTGATCTCAACTATAAGTGGTCACAAGGGTTACAAGACCACCCTTCTATTCACGAGAAGAAAGGGTTTATCAACACGTTAAGAAAAACTGTGCAAGAGACACATTCTGTTTCTGGTTCGGGTACTTCTCTCATTGCTCTGTCAAGACAACAACAAGTTGCACATGATATTGTTCTAGAATCTTTGAGTTCGAAATCAACTATTCGGTTGATTATCAATGGAGGGGCTGGCACGGGAAAGTCAACTCATATAAATGTCATTGTTCACTAAACGAGGGAAGTTTTTAGCCACGACAAGTCTGTTCGGATCATGGCTCCCACCGGTGTAGCCGCATTCAACATTGGAGGTTCAACTATTCACCATGAACTCGCCATCACCGCGGATAAGAACCTTTCGTACAAGAAGCTTGAGGAAGAACGGTGCAGACGTATGCAGGTAAAGTCTTCGTCTAAATATTACAATATGTATTTCCAAACACCATGGCAATTCTGTGTTATTACATCAATTTATTAAATTAAGTAGATTTGACGAGTCACACTACGACAATCC
Protein-coding regions in this window:
- the LOC113342147 gene encoding uncharacterized protein LOC113342147; this translates as MRHTRYGSYCLRKNKITKRDECRFRFSIELLDESKLVEEPSETNIYRFVGRRNDELLNSHNRAVLQTWRANIDCSAVTTMESVIRYIAKYAAKCEPASRDFIDTLRGIIDDPLRPCRDSRSAIKRLLIKNVSERDVSAQENRSNDDGEQGITDPNFFSRYLTRPDNYEQMTLIEMAKTRYYAHRKLCKHRVEAVVRILPVFSTKNIMPDTDHWESYCKQQVLLNSRYRSIEEAKRNFDTWSDCYSELIRPTENPSVDLGMVEDELEEEMHPEDEPRDEWMVAAAMAPNSRVLEDTDLGMRDIDLNYKWSQGLQDHPSIHEKKGFINTLRKTVQETHSVSGSGTSLIALSRQQQVAHDIVLESLSSKSTIRLIINGGAGTGKSTHINVIVH